A stretch of the Musa acuminata AAA Group cultivar baxijiao chromosome BXJ2-7, Cavendish_Baxijiao_AAA, whole genome shotgun sequence genome encodes the following:
- the LOC135583741 gene encoding putative homeobox-leucine zipper protein HOX26, whose protein sequence is MDPGEGNGEKRALDGEDLVSNKKLRKNRFHVRVLQDAFYGAQHPSAAKKAELADQTGLTLEQMQAWFAIRRAYDSCRRWQRKPSDENSIDDPMEGAIVLSLPAPMIKSRWLPVRPPQVIGR, encoded by the exons ATGGATCCCGGGGAAGGAAACGGCGAGAAGAGGGCGCTCGACGGGGAAGATCTTGTCTCGAACAAGAAGCTGAGGAAGAACCGTTTCCATGTGCGGGTCCTCCAAGATGCCTTCTATG GGGCACAGCACCCGTCTGCTGCGAAGAAGGCGGAGCTTGCTGACCAGACCGGGCTCACGCTCGAACAGATGCAGGCGTGGTTTGCCATTAGGAGGGCCTACGATAGCTGCAGACGGTGGCAGAGGAAACCCTCGGATGAGAATTCCATTGATGATCCAATGGAAGGTGCGATTGTCCTTTCTTTGCCTGCCCCCATGATTAAGTCGAGATGGTTGCCGGTAAGGCCACCGCAGGTGATTGGTCGTTGA